CCGAGGTTCCGGGCGGCCCGACAGCGGGCTAACCCCGAGAAAGACGCGCTCGGACCAGCGGATTCCCACCTGTTTGCCCCCGTTGATCCACCCAGGAACAGAGTTCTTCGTGCAAACATGAATTAATCAGACCTTCCCTAACACTAGGGCAGAAACAGAATCAGGTTTCGAGAGAGGATGTTCGAGGGGGGGGGCATGATCCCGGCAATCATGCGAGAGTCAACACACACGGGTACTGCCGGGACAACACGGAAGGACTCGGCAGGATGTTTCCTGAGCCAACCAACATCAAGTCTGCGGCACGGACGAGCAGCTCGGCGGCCTCCTCCACCTCATGACGGCCAATCACTGCCCGCCCGCGCTTGCGATGGCCCGCTTGGGACCTTGGGTCCCTTATTGATTCGGGACAGCAATCTTGTATTCATCGAAGGGTGTTGCCAACACTGCGATACGGAAGAGCTCGTCTGCTGCCTTCGGGTTAATTCCGAAGTCCCGCTCCTTGAGCATCTTGAACCATTTGGCCATCCCGACCCTTACAGCCTGTTGATCGCCCTTTATTGCAGCCCTTTTCATGAGGTTCAGTTCGCTGAGATACGGTTGCCAATTGGCTGGGTCGCTATACGTGCCGGGATATCTGGACTGATAAAATTTCACCGAGCCGCTCAGCTCATCCATCCAATTGGTGGATTGAGCCAATACACCCTCCCCGGCGAACAGGACTAGCGCACAGGAGACCGCAACGAATGTCACAAGTATCGATTTCATGGAAGCCTCCTTTCTTCATTCAATCGAAAGGTGTCAACGCCAACGGAACTAGGTCCTCAATCTGTACCTCACTTCGCCTCCTTTCCTGGTAAAAAGTTCAATGCTTCTCCTAGAACTGCCTTTCATCTTTCTCTGAACTGGCATTATCCTATCGAAGGCAACGAACGAAACCTATCACCCGAAGGATGGTTTTTGGCTACACCGTTCAGGTGATGGATTGGAAGAAACGCCTACGCTACTTGCTGTTCACATAGACCAGGACCGCTTCGACACGGCCGGCGACGCCGAGCTTTCGATAGATATGGTGGAGGTGGGTCTTTACGGTATCGAGCGATACACACAACTGATCTGCGATGTCTTTATTGCCCCGCCCGGACGCAGCATAGGCGAGAATCTCCCTCTCACGTTCGGTCAATAGTCCCATTCCAACCGAACTCCCGCTCCCAGCCTCGTGCCGTGCGGAGACCACGTTTCTGGCAAAGCCGTCCGGCATAAAGAGGGAATGGACTTGCTTCCCTCGGTAGGTGGCTCTGATGATGCGAAGAAACTCGGCGTGGTCGGCATCCTTTAGAATGTAGCCGCAGGCGCCGGCTTGAACCGCCGCCACGATTCTCGCGTCCTCATCATGAACCGACAACATCAACACCTTCACATCAGGGAGGCAGCCTCTGATCAGGCGTGTGGCTGTGACCCCGTCGAGCCTGGGCATGTCTACATCCATCAGAATCATATCGGGTTTGGTTTTGACCGCCAGATCGAACGCCTCGTGTCCATCGGTCGCTTCTCCGACGACCTGGAGATCCGGTTCGCGCTCAAGAAGCAGTCGAAGGCTTTGCCTAAAAAGCCGTTGATCCTCGGCAATCAGCAATGTGGCCGGCATAAGCCTCCTGATTCAGCGGCAGTTCGACTGAAAAGACCGCGCCACCGGAAGGGCGATTCTCCGCACGAATCCTCCCACGATGCGCCGCCACCACGAGGCGGCAAAAGTGCAGCCCCAGCCCTCGTCCAATTCGAATGTCTCCGGGATCCTTCCTCCTGAAAAACATCTCGAACAGATGGGGAAGATCCTCAGGAGCGATGCCGGGTCCTTCGTCCGCAACCTGAATGGTGGCCTGGGAGGAGGACGTGCCACACGACTCGCGACCCGTACTTCCTCGCGCCTCCGCGTGAACCGTCACAGTAATCGTTCCTCCGTGTGGAGAAAACTTGATGGCGTTGTGGACGAGATTGATGAGCACCCGTAACAGACGGCGACGATCGGCTGTCATTCCGACATCATCCTCCGGCATCTCGATCTGAAAGGCAATTCGCCTCGCGGTGGCTTCGGATCGGAAGAGCTGCACCACGTCAGCGACCAGGCTGTTGACCGATACCGATGAAGTCAAGAGCGGAAGCCCGGAGTAGCTCTCTTGATACACATCCAGCATGTCGTTGATCATGCCGAGCAACAGGTCGATCGTCAATTGCATGTCGCCCCACCATTGTCGCCTCGCGGACGGCTGCGATCCTTCGTCTTGCGCGAGCAACTCCAACGTCTTCTTGATCCCCACCAACGGATTACGAATATCGTGGGCGAACATTGAAGCAAACTGACTGAGCGAAGCAAGGCGCTCCGAACGAATCAACTGTTCTTCGAGCCGCTTCTTTTCGGTGAGGTCGCTCAACTGTACCATCACGACGACCGGCGATCCGGCGTTCTCGACCGGCACCAGATCGACATCCATGATGAGCGTGCCTTCAGCCGGTGAGGGCATCCGCATCTCGCCGGCCGGCTCTTCTTTCTTGGTGTCGATGACCTCGTCCAACAATCGGTGCAACCGGGAACGGTCTGCTTCCTGAAAAAGATTCCCAATCTTCATCCCAATCAGGCGATCAGCAGAGGTCCTTAATTTGATCTCACCCCTCCGATTGACATCCTGGATAATACCCTCTTTGTTGACCAGCAACCTGATGTCCGTTGAGTGATCCCATAACAGACGGTAGTGCTCCTCGGAAATAACCAGCTCCTGAT
This portion of the Nitrospirota bacterium genome encodes:
- a CDS encoding response regulator transcription factor, yielding MPATLLIAEDQRLFRQSLRLLLEREPDLQVVGEATDGHEAFDLAVKTKPDMILMDVDMPRLDGVTATRLIRGCLPDVKVLMLSVHDEDARIVAAVQAGACGYILKDADHAEFLRIIRATYRGKQVHSLFMPDGFARNVVSARHEAGSGSSVGMGLLTEREREILAYAASGRGNKDIADQLCVSLDTVKTHLHHIYRKLGVAGRVEAVLVYVNSK
- a CDS encoding PAS domain S-box protein, whose product is MRKQVSLQRSISLSVLSIGLLSGSVGLGYAYWQSTYSLRETIGLGFQELARQSADKVGLILDREIEWVERFSSLPEVRGAVQEGTRLTFDQAVLQRWKESQRPYFRSLIILDRLARSVGGVATDNTGTDHTGQPWWPVVFEQRRSWVGELRIDETGQGHLEVAVPIVDETGVVVGVLHAMIEKEELLTSVLRSRIGNTGHVMLIGPKGKVLACPFLPPAQHTTITASMNESHNSAPSMPELAWMEAQDDGHGQGGGIIGLASVALRPGIVQEAMWSILVSQDPNETYAPLRLLTWKLSAFGMLTIAVVGLLRWRLGRRIVQPINALVERVHLLGEPDGEKPTMATQPSGIVEIDTLAVSFDELAERLERASRERRQYVAELERANQELVISEEHYRLLWDHSTDIRLLVNKEGIIQDVNRRGEIKLRTSADRLIGMKIGNLFQEADRSRLHRLLDEVIDTKKEEPAGEMRMPSPAEGTLIMDVDLVPVENAGSPVVVMVQLSDLTEKKRLEEQLIRSERLASLSQFASMFAHDIRNPLVGIKKTLELLAQDEGSQPSARRQWWGDMQLTIDLLLGMINDMLDVYQESYSGLPLLTSSVSVNSLVADVVQLFRSEATARRIAFQIEMPEDDVGMTADRRRLLRVLINLVHNAIKFSPHGGTITVTVHAEARGSTGRESCGTSSSQATIQVADEGPGIAPEDLPHLFEMFFRRKDPGDIRIGRGLGLHFCRLVVAAHRGRIRAENRPSGGAVFSVELPLNQEAYAGHIADCRGSTAF